The Mesorhizobium sp. INR15 region CGATTGTTGCCAATATTCAGCGGGCCGCGATGCGAGATGTTGTCGAGCCAGAAAAAACGTTCCAGGCCATCGACGATGTCGTCAACATAGCCCCAGCTACGCGACTGGGAGCCATCGCCATAGACGGTCAAGACGCCCGTCATAAGCGCCTGGCTGACAAAATTGGAAATGGCCCGCCCATCATCAATGCGGGTTCGCGGTCCATAAGTGTTGAACAGCCTGACGACCCGGATATCAAGGCCGCTCATGCGTTGCTGTTCGAACAGCAGTGCCTCCGTGCAGCGCTTGCTTTCATCATAGGACGACCTTGGGCCGGTGCAATCCACTGAGCCCCTGTAGCTCTCTGGTTGCGGAGAAACGGCAGGGTCGCCGTAGACCTCCGAAGTCGAGGCAAAGCAGAACCGGCCGCCGGGTTTCAGCATCGCAACGAGATTGAGAGCGCCGCCGATATTGGCCTTTATGGTGCGGATCGGATCGCGCATGTACCATACGGGCGAGGCGGGTGAGGCCAGATGGATGATTTCGTCGAAGCGTTGATCCGATGCGAAGCTCTCGACGTCCAGTACCCGCAGGCTGAGCCGAGGATCGGTGACATGCGCGATATTGTCCCGTAGTCCGGTCCACAGATTGTCGACGACGACCAGTTTCTCCAGATCGGAGCGCAGCAACAACCGATCGATCAAATGTGAACCGATGAAGCCGCAACCGCCGGAAACCAATACACTGCGCGACATCCAAAGCCCCCTCGGCATTGCTCCGGACAACCGGCGACAAACCAGTTGCCTGAGGCAGGGGAACTTCATTGCTCAAGCCAAAACGCTGTTTTCCGCCCCCGCGCCGATCTATGCCGTGACTGGCTGAATTGCAACTCGGTCTGCAACTCACCGTGGCATCGATCTGGCGGAATTTGGAGAAACTATAATGCCCTTTGCGGGCATGGCGCCCCGGCGGCATCGCCACAGCGCGAAGCAGTGGGCATCAGCCTGAAGCTCATCTCTTCGGACTGGCGCACCAGTTCGGCGAAGACAAGCGCGAAGCTTCCCAGCATCATGAAGACTATGATCAGACGTGTTACCGGCAATATGTCGGCCTCGACTAGTTTGGCCCCACGCCGCCCATCCCTGCCGGCTAACATGATCGATACGACTTTACGAGAGTTTAAGCTCCGCCTTAACCATCACATTCACCTGCGTCGTGACATGAAACGCGAACGG contains the following coding sequences:
- a CDS encoding NAD-dependent epimerase/dehydratase family protein, whose protein sequence is MSRSVLVSGGCGFIGSHLIDRLLLRSDLEKLVVVDNLWTGLRDNIAHVTDPRLSLRVLDVESFASDQRFDEIIHLASPASPVWYMRDPIRTIKANIGGALNLVAMLKPGGRFCFASTSEVYGDPAVSPQPESYRGSVDCTGPRSSYDESKRCTEALLFEQQRMSGLDIRVVRLFNTYGPRTRIDDGRAISNFVSQALMTGVLTVYGDGSQSRSWGYVDDIVDGLERFFWLDNISHRGPLNIGNNREVSVLRIAEFICSLVPGSRIEHQPPFPQDPTNRCPDLTLARHVLPGWEAKTGYEDGIKRTFEWFRQQIPAESAAALTA